The following are encoded together in the Humulus lupulus chromosome 5, drHumLupu1.1, whole genome shotgun sequence genome:
- the LOC133779942 gene encoding uncharacterized protein LOC133779942, giving the protein MSGRCQPFLQCIKKSTNTTWGPEQRKALEELKAYLSSPPILSSPIANEDLFLYLSVSQFAASSVLFREEANCQRPVFYCNKMLLDAETHYSMMEKLALALLTAKKKLRQYFESHNIIVYTDYPLKQVLSKLDLFGRLSKWAIELGTYDIQFSPRKAKKGQVLADFLVEIQSFTPGTLPELLESEDQWVWTMHTDGASNSQWVGIGIVLEAPSGLKIEEAIRLEQSTMNNEAEYEALIYGLELARDMGIQRLNVRGDSQLMIEQVAGNFNTKAPHLASLLQNVTDLRSHFHQFELIQVPREQNQKADALAKLASGGGCTCQSSISISRSSKDMEVYSTSSKLECWMDPIIQYLSTSKLLPHPNDAKLLRLRAQRYSIIHGTLYRKSFNSPYLQCLRPSEAKKLLEEIHEGTCGNHTGGRSRHTRHLQ; this is encoded by the coding sequence ATGTCCGGCCGTTGCCAGCCCTTCTTGCAATGCATAAAGAAATccaccaacaccacctggggACCAGAACAAAGAAAAGCATTGGAAGAATTGAAAGCTTATTTGAGCTCCCCTCCTATATTGAGCTCCCCCATAGCTAATGAAGATCTATTCTTGTATCTGTCTGTCTCACAGTTCGCTGCGAGTTCCGTTCTCTTCCGAGAAGAAGCTAATTGTCAGAGGCCAGTGTTTTACTGCAACAAGATGCTCCTGGACGCTGAAACTCATTATagtatgatggaaaaattggcactcgCACTCCTCACAGCAAAGAAGAAGTTACGACAATATTTTGAAAGCCACAACATCATTGTATATACGGACTATCCACTAAAGCAAGTATTGAGTAAACTCGATCTCTTTGGAAGGTTATCTAAATGGGCAATTGAGCTAGGGACGTATGATATCCAGTTCTCGCCACGAAAAGCAAAAAAAGGACAAGTACTTGCTGACTTCCTGGTCGAAATTCAATCATTCACCCCAGGCACCCTGCCAGAATTGTTAGAATCAGAAGATCAATGGGTGTGGACGATGCATACTGATGGGGCATCCAATTCCCAATGGGTTGGTATTGGCATCGTATTAGAGGCTCCCTCAGGCCTTAAAATCGAGGAGGCCATTCGTTTAGAACAGTCCACGAtgaataatgaagcggaatatgaGGCTTTGATCTATGGTTTAGAACTAGCACGAGACATGGGCATCCAGCGTCTAAATGTAAGAGGAGACTCACAGCTTATGATAGAACAAGTGGCTGGGAATTTCAATACTAAAGCACCCCATCTGGCTAGCCTTCTACAGAATGTAACTGACTTGCGATCACATTTTCACCAGTTCGAACTCATACAAGTACCGAGGGAACAAAATCAGAAGGCCGATGCCCTTGCCAAATTAGCCTCTGGAGGAGGTTGCACATGCCAATCCTCCATATCTATAAGCCGATCAAGCAAAGATATGGAAGTCtactcaacctcatcaaaacttGAGTGCTGGATGGACCCAATCATTCAATACTTGTCCACCTCTAAACTTCTACCTCATCCAAACGACGCAAAGCTTCTACGCCTTCGGGCACAACGTTATTCCATAATCCATGGAACGCTATACCGCAAGTCCTTCAACAGCCCTTACCTACAGTGTTTGCGTCCATCAGAAGCTAAAAAACTactagaagagatacatgagggGACATGTGGAAATCACACAGGGGGACGGAGTCGGCACACAAGGCACTTACAAtag